The Clarias gariepinus isolate MV-2021 ecotype Netherlands chromosome 26, CGAR_prim_01v2, whole genome shotgun sequence sequence TGAACTGGACATTTCCTCATCACTGCAGGGGAACCTGTGAAGGAGTCTGTGGTGtagctttaataatttactcTGAACGCTCATTAAAAATAGAAGAGCTCGTTACCGTCTGATCATGTAccttaaataatgaataaagtgtgtttgtgcatctttatagtaaaattattaaatgagtCACTGTTACACGATAAGGTTGATGATTTTCCTAAAGCAACAAGTTCCtaagtgttttattctcctTTTACCACAGCAAttcaacaatatattttttatttaatgacaatTTTTCAATGAAACATCAtacatttatccatttataattatattttaaatattgctgaaTGAGAGAACACACTCACTTAGCagcctcttttttctctttattatttAAGGGTACAGTTAGCACCTTTACAGACTCTCCTTATGTATTTACGCATCCTTTAAATCTTCTATACAAGGAAATAACTTGAACTTTTCTGTCTGTGTTCCAGAATAATCACTAGAGGGCagtctcctctgccctctggtggACATCTTTAACCACGCACATTTATAAAACGCGCAGCTTGTCCTATACATGTtcagtgtttgcatgtgtgttgtttgttacaGAATCAGCGTGTAAGCGTGGCGTGCTGACGAATCTGAAGCTTTTAGATGTTTCGTATAACGGGCGCGTGGGAGACGCCGGCTGGGCCTTGCTCTTCAGAGAAGCAGGAGGACTGAAGCAGCTACAGGAGCTGGACATCAGCCTGCGTCCTGAcgcctgtctgtctgcgtcTGCATGGATGTCAGCTATGATGGACGCACTTCCTCAGCTGTCGTCGCTCCGCCGCGTGTCTATGCAGCGCTGGACTCTAAACTCAGAGGAGAGACAGAAACTGGAAAAGAGTCTGAAGAAAAGGAACGTCTTGATGGAAAGTGGCGAAGTGAACGTGCAAAACATTGCAGGTTAACACGACATGCTCTCACTCGACTGATGTCCTGTCTTAGTTTTTTAGCTTAATCACTAATCTCAAAATCTGCACCACTGTAGATGTAGAGCATTGACAGTTCAAGTCCCTGTGAACCTTCTAAAACAAATGCATCATTGTTTACCAAAGTGTGAGCCGTGAAGGTTCTGCAGATGGGCAGCAAAAGTGAAACATTTCCAACTTTGTATATTTCTAACCTCAAATTActataaatcaataaaacaaattatggcGTTTAAATCGCAAAAAATTACCAGCTATACTTCTGCAATACTTTTATCCTCTTGTGTGTTGATCAGAGTTGTGATTAAAGTTTCAGATATGTGATTTTATGTAACatgtttggaaggagtctccagtgccagtcACTGtgatataagagaaataaaacatttgattgatgctgttacaggaaatatTAACATCATGGGGTAAAAGTAATGATTTTACTATAACAGTACcacacagtatttatttttaaactgagTGAGGCGAGCTCACTCAGATGGGTCACATGACTTAATCACATGAACTGTGTTTGTTCACGGGTTGTTGAGCTCATTAAGGTTGAAGTGTGAGCTGGTGTGATGTGCTGAGAGTCAGCGCGGCGTTACTGGCAGCGCCTCCATCCTCGCTGTAGCTCGGGGTCCAGTAGTAATGCCGGCGTAACCCGTTGGACACTTCGGCCAGGTGAACACGCCCGTCCACTGTGTACGGAGTCACGTCCGTGTGCTGCTCCGACAAACGGCTGGAGGAGATGAGCTGTGAGAATGCCTGAGACACACAAAATAGAACCAGTGAATACCTAGGGTTGGTTATCATGTTTAACGCAGCAGAGACGGACAGAGTGTGTGATCAGTGTGTGATTAACGGACCAAGCAGTAATGAGCTTACCACACACACTGGCTCCTCCAGTCTGTTCCCCCAAATGTAAACGTGCGTCAAGTGAGGATTTGCGGCGATGGCTTTGCTGAGGGACACCAGGCCGTCGGTGGATACGTTGTTGCTCTGGATGGAGAGTCTGACCGAGAAGAACAAAGTGAATAAGATTTCGATAATTTCAAACACACCTATGAGCTGGAGACAGAAAGTGACACAGACGCTCTGAGTTTGGTGTGTTCCAGCATGATGGCGTCACTCAGATACACAGCGCCGTCATCCTCGATCCTGTTGAAGGACAAGTCCAGAATCTGCAGTGTGTCATTTTTTCTCAGGAGTTGGGCCAGGTGTCTCGCACCATCCCTCGTTATTCTGTTACTATAgaagtcaaaatgtaaaaaaaaaaacaataaaaattaagaaacgaAGCTCCAGGATAAAAGCAGGGCTTGTCTGGACTGTTCAGGTCACGTTATAGACACACCGCACTTCTTAATAACAACTACAGCTAAACTAAATGATGAACAGCGGTGTGTGATATTATTGAGTAAAAAAACTATCAAATTTGCTGCAAATGAAATCTCTAGAGGTGCGGCACCATTCCTCCAGGAACagtaatattaattaatgaattaatttcaacaagtttttaaacaaatacatattttaaaacatatttaacttaatttatgaCGAGTTAAATGAGAAGATGTAATTTAAgtgatatttttaataatgtaaattgTGTAGATTGTGGGAGTTGAAGGGAGGGCATCATGGGTGTGGGATGGTAGGCGGGGCTTGGGGTTAATGGATTGGGAggtggagtaaaaaaaaataataattcttgtAGCTTGCCTTGTAAagcacaaatacatacacacacacacacacacgtgtgtgtgtacatgtatgtgtacatgtgtgtgtgtgtaccagcgcAGGTCAAGGTAACGCAGGCTGTGGTTGGACATTAACGCCTCACACAGCCTCTGAAGTCCCCAGTCTGTCATGCCGTGCTTGGCCATGTGCAGCTCCTCCAGGCTGTGATTGACCTCCAGCATGCGAGCCATGTGGACTGTCGTCTCCTCCTGTCACAATCACCACAAACTGCACTTATTAACCCCAAAACACACCAAAACattagcacctgtgttcacacactgcacacacgcTCATATCTGAGATTTCTCTGAGGCTTTTCATCTTTAAATGTAATCTCTACATAAAACAGTTATACTGTGCCCCCTGGTGGTGGCTGTAAAATGTTACACGTTATACACAACATGATACCTGGTCTTACTTAACACAAACCATCTCTACAAAAGTGTTTTAACTCAGTTTTACTGATCCCATCTGTTACTTAAACATATACCAATATCtaaatattttacactttaattgaattaaatctgTAGTCTTGactgtatgtttaaatgtattaaaatctgtaaagcTGACAATTTAGTTTTAAGtcataatatttaaatgataaagATCTGAAAACATCACACATATGACCTGGTGCCCAAGTCACGTGTCTCAAGTGCACACCCAGTGTGAAGTGCAGTGCAAATGTGCTACCTGCAGACTAAAGAGGAGAGGACGACTGATGTTGATGGAGAGGAGACTCCTGTTGTTGGTAAGAGCGATCGCAAATGTGATTAGACTCTGTGTGTCCTGTAgagttaaccaaaaaaaaaaaacaagaaaacaaaatgaacaaaaatgcaGATAAGCAGCAATAAAAAgcgtatagcgcttttagcaattgtcattgtcgcaaagcagctttacacaaataaaaaaattatttaagtttgtatgaaatgtgaatgtgtatgaatcaaaatggtcagtttgtccctggtgaacaagccgagggcgacagtggcaaggaaaaactccctgagatggtaataggaagaaaccttgagagaaaccagactcaacagggaacgcatcctcatctgggtgaaacagaaagcagtcaatgatctgcatttatactgtgtgttaggtggcaggcagttcagctataatagctgatgttaattgatgttaatatggagtccaggtagttattgaagactcaggtagacttgtaagaagttccagtcctgaactatcgaactgtcaagtccccagagaaacagttgccaacaccagtcaaggccagaaccatcttctaggtagagagaatcatccccagacaccagacgcatcccagagagacacacagagaggtccggagggcagagggagtctggatcactggcagcgcaggaacgacatgtgtagctcgacagagagagagaaagagtgaaaggaggagacagggggagagagggaagagaaagggggagaaagagaagaagaggagagatggcagttaggtatggtcacagtcacacaatgtataatgtgaatgtgtattaactgtagagtgcaagcagagactccgtcaggactaactatgacaacataactaaaagggagagccaaaaggaaacacaaacatgagagGGAACTGAGATGttaagcaaacaatcacctcaccgtcagcaaacctgagtgatcaatgagagtgaggaggacagcatctaaacataccagttcaccataatactctacgtccatgagtcccccagatctgctcctttacctaaggcaaatctatttataaaaatgcttggctaaataaataggtttttagcctggacttaaacactgagactgtgtctgagtcccgaacactatttaaaagactattccataattttggggctttgtaagaaaaagctccgcccccagctgtatttttcataatacgcgatactgacaagcagcctgcatcctttgatcgaagtaggcgtggcggttcgtaagacactagcagttcactcaggtactgcggcgcgagaccatttaatgctttacatGTCAAGCGTAGTATtataaaatcaatgcgaaatttcacggggagccaatgcagtgaagataagataggggtgatgtgctcatatcttctggttctagtgaggactctcgctgctgcattctggactagctgaagcttatttatgcatctagctgaacaaccagacagtaaggcattacaatagtccaacctagaggtaataaaagcatgaactagtttttccgCATCGTtaagtgacaatatatttcttatcttggcaatatttcttaggtgaaagaatgctatcctggtaatattatctacatgagcttcaaatgaaaggctggaatcaataatcacaccaaggtcttttactgttgcacttgatggaacagaaaggccatctaaagttagggtgtgatctaaaatttttactcctagctgtatgcggtcctatgactagaactgtcatagcagaaggaagttaattagcatccaatttcttatgtcctgcacacattgctcaactttagtaagctggtttttctcatcaggttttgctgagacatataactgtgtgtcgtcagcataacaatgaaaactaataccatgcttacggattatgttgcccagaggaagcaggtaaagggaaaaaagcagtggacctaaaactgaaccctgcggaacgccaaactccactagagaacatgcagaataatcaccatttaagtctacatactgataacgatgggtcagataggatctaagccaggagagggctgtacccttaattcctactacattttctaatctgtgaagcagaatagcgtgatcaatggctATTGTCCAATAACAATTAGACATGTCAAATGCATTAGAGGATaattggttgattttttttaccccgatcaaattactattttattatgtgcAGTGTGTAAAATCCTCAGATATACTCACAGGCCAGCTCTTTCACTGATTCTACAATACTACTTAAAATGTTCAATAAGTACAGaatacactgcctggacaaaaaGTGCTTAAGAACAGTTAAATGGTCCAACAATATGGTTTGCATCAAGTAAAGACAACAACTGATGAGATAAAGGCTGAAATGATTGGGGACTGAAGGACTGAAGCTGAACAATCACTTCAGAGAAGAAATGCAgtcagaaaaacatcctgaatgagtgtgatggaatcacaggattgggactaaatcAACGAAACAGCGTACAGTATAAACTAAACAGCGTATAAACTAAAGAGTCCATAAAGAAACCACTTGTTAGGGAGACtgatcagaaaaaaggcttcagtttaccatcgataccattttgtagatctaaatggagaaccgtctggtgtaatgccagtgaaatatg is a genomic window containing:
- the lrrc34 gene encoding leucine-rich repeat-containing protein 34 — encoded protein: MESLNDVYSSVCSDLHLSLNAYISQELKEAERRVSDVSLSLRGNSRQAAGRRLTDGDARAVCETLRGDGRVRALDLSYNRISDEGAFHLADLIQENVALQKLDLMCNNIEADGAERIAKSLHHNTTLKRLRMTGNKIRNKGGMHLACMLQSNSTLEELDMSDCDLDTQSLITFAIALTNNRSLLSINISRPLLFSLQEETTVHMARMLEVNHSLEELHMAKHGMTDWGLQRLCEALMSNHSLRYLDLRCNRITRDGARHLAQLLRKNDTLQILDLSFNRIEDDGAVYLSDAIMLEHTKLRALSIQSNNVSTDGLVSLSKAIAANPHLTHVYIWGNRLEEPVCVAFSQLISSSRLSEQHTDVTPYTVDGRVHLAEVSNGLRRHYYWTPSYSEDGGAASNAALTLSTSHQLTLQP